Proteins from a single region of Oncorhynchus keta strain PuntledgeMale-10-30-2019 chromosome 20, Oket_V2, whole genome shotgun sequence:
- the LOC127910095 gene encoding uncharacterized protein LOC127910095 has translation MVHVSTAAAAVLFPQDIYSTSGLLWKSYPVELGWTDTLLFRSYPVELGWTDTRLFRSYPVELGWTDTRLFRSYPVELGWTDTRLFRSYPVELGWTDTRLFRSYPVELGWTDTRLFRSYPVELGWTDTLLFRSYPVELGWTDTLLFRSYPVELGWTDTRLFRSYPVELGWTDTRLFRSYPVELGWTDTRLFRSYPVELGWTDTLLFRSYPVELGWTDTLLFRSYPVELGWTDTLLFRSYPVELGWTDTRLFRSYPVELGWTDTRLFRSYPVELGWTDTRLFRSYPVELGWTDTRLFRSYPVELGWTDTLLFRSYPVELGWTDTLLFRSYTVELGWTDTSLY, from the exons ATGGTTCACGTCAGCACTGCAGCAGCAGCCGTTCTGTTCCCACAGGATATCTACAGTACCTCCGGTCTCCTATGGAA ATCATATCCTGTAGAGCTtgggtggacagacacactgttatttAGATCATATCCTGTAGAGCTTGGGTGGACAGACACAAGGTTATTTAGATCATATCCTGTAGAGCTTGGGTGGACAGACACAAGGTTATTTAGATCATATCCTGTAGAGCTTGGGTGGACAGACACAAG GTTATTTAGATCATATCCTGTAGAGCTTGGGTGGACAGACACAAGGTTATTTAGATCATATCCTGTAGAGCTTGGGTGGACAGACACAAGGTTATTTAGATCATATCCTGTAGAGCTtgggtggacagacacact GTTATTTAGATCATATCCTGTAGAGCTtgggtggacagacacactgttatttAGATCATATCCTGTAGAGCTTGGGTGGACAGACACAAGGTTATTTAGATCATATCCTGTAGAGCTTGGGTGGACAGACACAAGGTTATTTAGATCATATCCTGTAGAGCTTGGGTGGACAGACACAAGGTTATTTAGATCATATCCTGTAGAGCTtgggtggacagacacactgttatttAGATCATATCCTGTAGAGCTtgggtggacagacacact GTTATTTAGATCATATCCTGTAGAGCTtgggtggacagacacactgttatttAGATCATATCCTGTAGAGCTTGGGTGGACAGACACAAGGTTATTTAGATCATATCCTGTAGAGCTTGGGTGGACAGACACAAGGTTATTTAGATCATATCCTGTAGAGCTTGGGTGGACAGACACAAGGTTATTTAGATCATATCCTGTAGAGCTTGGGTGGACAGACACAAGGTTATTTAGATCATATCCTGTAGAGCTtgggtggacagacacactgttatttAGATCATATCCTGTAGAGCTtgggtggacagacacactgttatttAGATCATATACTGTAGAGCTTGGGTGGACAGACACAAG TTTGTACTGA